The following are from one region of the Etheostoma spectabile isolate EspeVRDwgs_2016 chromosome 15, UIUC_Espe_1.0, whole genome shotgun sequence genome:
- the crebbpb gene encoding CREB binding protein b isoform X4 translates to MADNLLDVGPPTAKRPKLNSPLSVSDGPDLVSLFDLENDLPDELIPNGDLGMGMSSNGGPGGGGPGLNSIVPDAAAKHKQLSELLRPGSSSILGGGLNSASPQQGGMVGNQLGAVLGKSPLGQSSPNHQSPQAQKAAGQGNGSTGMVFNQAMLNSGQVHGVMGQTGQVMNGVLGQAGRGRPGMQYQGQGMQGAQVGAGPGVGGSVLAETLTQGGPQLGSHNTLNAQQAGNMNKMGMSGAPFGQQYGQAGVQQMGAVGVNAQQLQNKTALSNNLPQFPGELKGAGNVPNMMQQQVASVGMVPGAGGVSAGPTADPEKRKLIQQQLVLLLHAHKCQRREQANGEVRACTLPHCRTMKNVLNHMTHCQAGKSCQVAHCASSRQIISHWKNCTRHDCPVCLPLKNASDKRNQQPMLTSPGASLQNAISTSVPGQPSATAINSAATHIDPSSMQRAYAALGLPYGNQPPAQVQGPTQQNPKGTQHQQLRNLNPLGTNQMNQLAGGMGVPSSDQAGMHSDSSLPSTLNNQLMPDGSVVGGMGNLPAATPLSSSGVRKAWHEHVTQDLRTHLVHKLVQAIFPTPDPAALKDRRMENLVAYARKVEGDMYESANSRDEYYHFLAEKIYKIQKELEEKRRSRLQKQPGMVGTAGPQQSGMAQPNAMGPGQAVRSPNGPVPMPNMPNQIMNRMQVPQGINQFNPMAMQNAQMSQAPMGARAPSPMNHPQQMNMSSVPAMGMSPSRMPQTQGMMGSHANNMVAQPANQGQFLPQGQFTAGGAMNLNVGLGQPISQAAVTQQPQNSNLPLNALGSLGAQLPCGPAVQPTLGTTPPSNASASLQPQQQQLQQQHHASVQAQVPPRPSTPASTGGPSSTPTHIPSSLPGPPLAMGTPDPSQPLTPLQAQTEPPSQMQQPTSVQAQHPSTPLSQAAASIDNRVPTPASVAELSSQQALPSSTEAKPEVKEEEDDCNSGKKQPDIKIEQDDETKPPLMKKEEPDAAEPKQEPMETEEKKSEIKAEPKEEEESGANGTSTTSTTQNRKKIFKPEELRQALMPTLEALYRQDPESLPFRQPVDPMLLGIPDYFDIVKNPIDLSTIKRKLDTGQYQEPWQYVEDVWLMFNNAWLYNRKTSRVYKYCTKLAEVFEAEIDPVMQGLGYCCGRKYEFSPQTLCCYGKQLCTISRDGTYYSYQNRYHFCEKCFNEIQGNSVTLGDDPAQPQTMISKEQFEKKKNDMLDPEPFVECKDCGRKMHQICVLHYDVIWPSGFICDNCLKKSGKTRKENKFSARSLCKGLQSTRLGTYIEDRVNKYLKRQNHPEAGEVFVRVVASSDKNVEIKPGMKSRFVDSGEMVETFPYRTKALFAFEEIDGVDVCFFGMHVQEYGSECPFPNTRRVYISYLDSIHFFRPRALRTAVYHEILIGYLEYVKKLGYVMGHIWACPPSEGDDYIFHCHPPDQKIPKPKRLQEWYRKMLDKAFAERILHDYKDIFKQATEDRITSANELPYFEGDFWPNVLEESIKELEQEEEERKKEENTASTETTEGAQADSKNAKKKNNKKTNKNKSSVSRANKKKPGMPNVANDLSQKLYATMEKHKEVFFVIHLHAGPVINTLPPIMDPDPLLTCDLMDGRDAFLTLARDKHWEFSSLRRCKWSTMCMLVELHNQGQDRFVYTCNECKHHVETRWHCTVCEDYDLCINCYNAKGHEHQMVKWGLGLDDDSNGQGGEASKSPQESRRLSIQRCIQSLVHACQCRNANCSLPSCQKMKRVVQHTKGCKRKTNGGCPVCKQLIALCCYHAKHCQENKCPVPFCLNIKHKLRQQQLQHRLQQAQMMRRRMATMAGRGMPMPSPPTSAAPDTPNSVQQPNTPQTPQPMPNQPQQQQPPNPNNIGQGFPNNGRNSQPPTPGPQGKPGPQSSPLHQQQSPLPNMPHQQQPQPPQQQQQQPQPLLAALKVARQIEMVAKAKQQQQQQQQQQQPQQQNYAMNGMPINHPRMMGPIPGQMQMMQGPRGPQVMQAMQQGQWGPGMQNPMQNPQSHQPQVPPQQGPLTPQQAQGSPMLQQGQLMQRPMMPQQHGLQMPGVMPPQGPSQQGMTPQQQNMPRGIPGNIAPSALQELLRTLKSPSSPQQQQQVLNILKSNPHLMAAFIKQRTAKYQATQPQQQQQQQQQQQQAQQQNAQAMLGSQAGMQAMAAMANQVQRPVMAPQQQPPQQAGPQAMAPMGPQGQMMNAAQNGNPQLYRRQQLLRMQQMQQQAQQQGGMPQGHGQFPQQQPGPASYSQLRMQQQLAMQGGGGPMGQLPPTSQMGQPGMGMDGPQNLLQQRMLQQQQQMLKQQMGSPAQANSMSPQPHMLQGQAQGGAHLPGQTMANTLGNQVRSPAPVQSPRPPSQQPPHSSPSPRIQPHPSPQHGTLHSSSPHPSLGGPMSGSMEQGHMGTPEQSAMLPQLNTPNRGGLNNDMGMVGDTTGDTLEKFVEGL, encoded by the exons ATGGGGATGTCAGGGGCTCCATTTGGCCAGCAGTATGGTCAGGCTGGGGTGCAGCAGATGGGGGCAGTGGGGGTCAACGCCCAACAACTCCAGAACAAGACAGCCCTTTCCAACAACCTGCCCCAATTCCCTGGTGAGCTGAAGGGAGCTGGAAATGTGCCAAACATG ATGCAGCAGCAGGTAGCATCGGTGGGCATGGTCCCTGGGGCTGGTGGAGTGTCAGCGGGCCCAACGGCCGACCCAGAGAAGCGCAAACTCATTCAGCAGCAGCTGGTCCTGTTGCTCCACGCACATAAGTGCCAGCGGCGGGAGCAGGCCAATGGGGAGGTGAGGGCCTGCACTCTGCCCCATTGCCGCACTATGAAGAACGTTCTCAACCACATGACCCACTGCCAGGCTGGCAAGTCCTGCCAGG TGGCTCACTGTGCATCATCCAGACAGATCATCTCCCACTGGAAGAACTGTACGCGGCATGACTGTCCGGTCTGCCTGCCTTTGAAGAATGCTAGTGACAAGAGGAACCAGCAAC CCATGCTAACTTCTCCTGGGGCTAGCCTGCAGAATGCCATCAGTACATCAGTACCTGGCCAGCCCAGCGCCACAGCCATCAACAGTGCTGCAACACACATCGACCCCAGCTCCATGCAGAGAGCCTATGCTGCCCTTGGCCTGCCCTATGGCAACCAGCCCCCTGCCCAGGTCCAGGGTCCCACCCAGCAGAACCCCAAAGGCACCCAGCACCAGCAGCTGCGAAATCTGAATCCACTAG GCACTAATCAGATGAACCAGTTGGCAGGAGGCATGGGTGTCCCCTCTTCAGACCAGGCTGGCATGCACTCCGACTCCTCTCTACCATCCACACTCAACAA TCAACTGATGCCAGATGGGTCAGTAGTGGGAGGCATGGGAAACCTGCCCGCGGccacccctctctcttcttcgGGGGTAAGGAAGGCCTGGCATGAACACGTCACTCAGGACCTGCGCACCCACCTGGTGCATAAACT TGTACAAGCCATATTCCCCACCCCAGACCCTGCAGCACTGAAGGACCGGCGAATGGAGAACTTGGTGGCATATGCACGCAAGGTTGAGGGAGACATGTACGAGTCAGCTAACAGCAGG GATGAGTATTACCACTTTCTGGCAGAGAAAATCTACAAAATCCAGAAGGAATTGGAGGAGAAGAGGCGCTCACGGCTCCAGAAACAGCCTGGCATGGTGGGCACAGCTGGGCCTCAGCAAAGTGGAATGGCTCAGCCCAACGCCATGGGCCCAGGACAGGCTGTCCGATCTCCCA ATGGACCTGTGCCTATGCCCAACATGCCAAATCAGATAATGAACCGTATGCAGGTGCCCCAAG GAATCAATCAGTTTAACCCAATGGCGATGCAGAATGCGCAGATGTCTCAGGCACCCATGGGAGCACGTGCTCCCTCCCCCATGAACCATCCACAGCAGATGAACATGAGCTCCGTCCCAGCG ATGGGTATGTCCCCTTCAAGGATGCCTCAGACTCAAGGAATGATGGGTAGTCATGCTAATAACATGGTAGCTCAGCCAGCCAATCAGGGCCAGTTCCTGCCACAGGGTCAGTTCACTGCAGGTGGAGCAATGAATTTGAATGTAGGCTTGGGCCAGCCCATATCACAGGCTGCTGTCACACAG CAACCACAGAACTCTAACCTCCCTCTGAATGCACTGGGATCCCTTGGCGCCCAGCTGCCCTGTGGCCCTGCAGTCCAGCCCACCCTGGGTACCACCCCTCCATCTAATGCCTCTGCCAGCCTGCagcctcagcagcagcagctgcagcagcagcaccatgCTTCTGTACAGGCCCAGGTGCCACCTCGGCCCTCTACTCCCGCCTCCACGGGTGGGCCCTCCTCCACCCCAACTCACATACCCAGTAGCCTCCCTGGCCCCCCCTTAGCCATGGGCACACCTGACCCCTCCCAGCCACTCACCCCCTTGCAGGCGCAGACAGAACCCCCCAGCCAGATGCAGCAGCCCACTTCAGTGCAGGCACAGCATCCAAGCACACCG TTGTCCCAGGCAGCAGCGAGTATAGATAACCGGGTGCCCACTCCAGCCTCTGTGGCTGAGCTGAGCTCCCAGCAGGCCTTGCCGAGCAGCACTGAAGCCAAACCTGAAGtaaaagaggaagaagatgacTGCAACTCTGGAAAGAAGCAGCCAGATATAAAAATAGAG CAGGATGATGAAACCAAACCCCCGCTGATGAAGAAGGAGGAGCCAGATGCAGCAGAGCCAAAGCAGGAACCAATGGAAACTGAGGAAAAGAAGTCTGAGATTAAGGCAGAAcccaaagaagaagaggaaagtgGGGCCAATGGCACATCAACCACATCCACCACTCAGAACcggaaaaaaa TTTTCAAGCCAGAGGAGCTGAGGCAAGCCCTAATGCCAACACTTGAGGCCCTCTACAGGCAAGACCCAGAGTCACTGCCCTTCAGACAACCTGTAGACCCCATGTTACTAGGCATCCCT GACTACTTTGACATTGTGAAGAATCCTATTGACTTATCCACCATCAAGCGCAAGCTGGATACAGGTCAATACCAGGAGCCTTGGCAGTATGTTGAAGATGTGTGGCTCATGTTCAACAATGCCTGGTTGTACAACCGTAAAACATCCCGTGTCTACAAGTACTGCACCAAACTAGCAGAAGTGTTTGAAGCAGAGATTGATCCTGTCATGCAGGGCCTGGGCTACTGCTGCGGCAGGAAG TATGAGTTCTCACCCCAGACACTGTGTTGCTATGGCAAACAGTTGTGTACCATTTCCAGGGACGGCACCTACTACAGCTACCAGAACAG GTATCACTTCTGTGAGAAGTGCTTCAACGAGATCCAGGGCAACAGTGTGACCCTGGGGGATGACCCGGCACAGCCACAGAC CATGATATCAAAAGAGCAgtttgaaaagaagaaaaatgacatGTTGGACCCTGAACC GTTTGTTGAATGTAAAGACTGTGGACGAAAGATGCATCAGATCTGCGTGCTGCACTACGATGTCATTTGGCCATCAGG CTTTATCTGTGACAACTGTCTGAAGAAGTCTGGCAAAACAAGAAAAGAGAACAAGTTTTCAGCCAGAA gtCTTTGTAAAGGGTTGCAGTCGACCAGGTTGGGGACGTACATCGAAGACAGAGTGAATAAGTACTTGAAAAGGCAGAACCACCCAGAGGCTGGTGAGGTGTTTGTGCGAGTGGTGGCCAGCTCTGACAAAAATGTGGAGATTAAGCCTGGCATGAAGTCTAG GTTTGTGGACTCAGGCGAGATGGTGGAGACCTTTCCTTACAGAACCAAAGCACTTTTTGCATTTGAGGAAATAGATGGGGTTGATGTTTGTTTCTTTGGCATGCATGTCCAGGAGTACGGCTCAGAGTGCCCCTTTCCAAATACTAG ACGGGTTTACATATCATACCTCGACAGTATTCACTTCTTCAGACCTCGTGCGCTAAGGACTGCAGTGTACCATGAGATCTTAATAGGCTACCTGGAGTATGTGAAGAAACTGGG ATATGTGATGGGTCACATCTGGGCCTGCCCACCCAGCGAAGGAGATGACTACATTTTTCACTGCCACCCTCCTGACCAGAAGATCCCGAAGCCCAAGAGGCTCCAAGAGTGGTACAGAAAGATGCTGGACAAGGCTTTTGCTGAGAGGATCCTACACGATTACAAG gACATTTTCAAACAGGCAACAGAAGACCGGATAACCAGTGCCAATGAGCTGCCGTACTTTGAGGGTGACTTTTGGCCTAATGTACTGGAGGAGAGCATCAAGGAGCtagagcaggaggaggaagagaggaagaaggaggagaacACAGCCTCCACTGAGACGACAGAG GGAGCCCAAGCTGACAGCAAgaatgccaaaaaaaagaataacaagaaaaccaacaaaaacaagagCAGCGTCAGCCGAGCCAATAAGAAAAAGCCTGGGATGCCGAATGTAGCCAATGACCTGTCCCAGAAGCTCTATGCTACGATGGAGAAACACAAAGAG GTGTTTTTTGTCATCCATCTCCATGCTGGGCCAGTCATTAACACCCTGCCACCCATTATGGACCCCGACCCTCTGTTGACCTGTGACCTGATGGATGGCCGTGATGCCTTTCTGACTTTGGCCAGGGACAAGCACTGGGAGTTCAGCTCACTGAGAAGATGCAAATGGAGCACAATGTGTATGTTGGTAGAGCTGCACAACCAAGGCCAGGACCGCTTTGTGTACACCTGCAATGAGTGCAAGCACCACGTAGAGACTCGATGGCACTGCACCGTCTGCGAG GACTACGACCTATGCATAAACTGCTACAACGCTAAGGGCCACGAGCACCAGATGGTGAAGTGGGGCCTAGGTCTGGACGACGACAGCAACGGTCAGGGTGGAGAGGCCTCCAAGAGCCCTCAAGAGAGCCGTCGTCTCAGCATCCAGCGCTGCATCCAGTCCCTGGTCCATGCCTGCCAGTGCCGTAATGCCAACTGCTCTCTTCCTTCATgccagaagatgaagagggtgGTTCAACACACCAAAGGCTGCAAGCGTAAAACAAATGGTGGCTGCCCTGTGTGCAAGCAGCTCATCGCTCTATGTTGTTATCACGCCAAGCACTGTCAGGAGAACAAGTGTCCTGTTCCCTTCTGTCTCAACATAAAGCACAAACTCcgtcagcagcagctgcagcacagGCTCCAGCAGGCTCAAATGATGCGCCGCAGAATGGCAACCATGGCTGGAAGGGGTATGCCCATGCCATCTCCACCTACCTCAGCTGCCCCTGACACCCCCAACTCTGTGCAGCAGCCTAATACACCCCAGACCCCCCAGCCCATGCCCAACCAgccccaacaacagcagccaccAAATCCTAACAATATTGGCCAGGGCTTCCCCAACAATGGCCGCAACAGCCAGCCCCCAACACCAGGGCCGCAGGGCAAACCAGGGCCTCAGTCATCCCCTCTTCATCAGCAGCAGTCACCTCTGCCTAACATGCCCCACCAACAGCAGCCTCAGCCaccacagcagcaacaacagcagccgcAGCCACTGCTGGCAGCCCTAAAGGTGGCCAGACAGATTGAGATGGTAGCCAAggcaaagcagcagcagcagcaacaacagcagcagcagcagccgcaaCAGCAGAATTATGCCATGAATGGGATGCCTATTAACCACCCACGTATGATGGGGCCCATCCCGGGTCAAATGCAGATGATGCAGGGGCCACGGGGCCCCCAGGTAATGCAGGCTATGCAGCAAGGTCAGTGGGGTCCAGGGATGCAGAATCCCATGCAAAATCCCCAGAGTCATCAGCCACAGGTCCCTCCTCAACAGGGGCCCTTGACCCCTCAGCAGGCTCAGGGGAGCCCTATGCTCCAGCAGGGTCAGCTCATGCAGAGGCCCATGATGCCCCAGCAACATGGCCTCCAAATGCCTGGGGTCATGCCTCCCCAGGGGCCTTCACAGCAGGGCATGACACCACAGCAGCAAAACATGCCACGGGGGATACCTGGTAACATTGCTCCGAGTGCCCTGCAGGAATTATTGCGCACCCTCAAATCTCCCAGCTCcccacagcagcaacagcaggtCCTCAACATCCTAAAGTCTAACCCCCACCTCATGGCCGCTTTCATTAAACAGAGGACAGCCAAGTACCAGGCCACccagccacagcagcagcagcagcagcagcagcagcagcagcaggcgcAGCAGCAGAACGCTCAGGCCATGCTTGGATCCCAGGCAGGAATGCAGGCCATGGCAGCCATGGCAAACCAGGTGCAGAGGCCAGTGATGGCACCTCAGCAGCAGCCTCCTCAGCAGGCAGGGCCCCAGGCCATGGCACCCATGGGCCCCCAAGGCCAGATGATGAATGCTGCTCAAAATGGCAATCCCCAACTCTATCGCCGACAGCAGCTGCTCAGGATGCAGCAGATGCAACAGCAGGCACAGCAGCAGGGAGGCATGCCTCAGGGCCATGGTCAGTTCCCCCAACAGCAGCCAGGGCCAGCAAGCTACTCCCAGCTCCGTATGCAGCAGCAATTGGCTATGCAAGGAGGTGGAGGGCCCATGGGACAGCTCCCTCCCACGTCTCAAATGGGTCAACCTGGTATGGGCATGGATGGGCCCCAGAACCTCCTCCAGCAGCGCAtgcttcagcagcagcagcagatgttAAAGCAGCAGATGGGATCTCCAGCACAGGCTAACTCGATGAGTCCACAACCTCACATGCTCCAAGGCCAAGCCCAGGGAGGAGCTCACTTACCTGGCCAGACAATGGCAAACACCCTGGGAAACCAAGTGCGCTCCCCAGCCCCAGTGCAATCGCCCCGTCCACCTTCGCAGCAGCCCCCGCATTCCAGTCCCTCCCCAAGAATACAGCCCCATCCTTCACCTCAACACGGCACCCTCCACTCCAGCTCGCCCCACCCCAGCCTTGGAGGCCCAATGTCAGGCTCCATGGAGCAGGGACACATGGGAACACCGGAGCAGAGTGCCATGCTCCCGCAACTTAACACACCAAACAGAGGGGGGTTGAATAATGACATGGGTATGGTGGGTGACACGACAGGAGACACGCTGGAGAAATTTGTTGAAGGATTGTAG